The genomic region TACTCACCACAAAGCCTTCTGCAACCCACAGCCGCACAAGGCTGTCACGTGGCATGGGGTGGTCTTCTGGGAACAGACTGCAGTACAAGAAGCAGTTTCTGAGATCATCTGAAAGGTCATGGTAACTCAGATTGAAAATTGCTCGGACATGATCATTGTTTGACAGCTCACTTCGAAGCTGATTGTACTTTTGTGTCCAAATGTCTAATCGTGGTCTGGAGGACAACAGGCTACCAATGGTAACAATTGCTAGAGGCAGGCCATGACATCTTTCAACTATAGAGGCAGCAATTATCTCAAAATCCTTGGGGCACATGTGGCCCCTCTGGTTGTAAAAAGCCCTTCTGCAGAAGAGGTCAAAGGCGTCAGAATTACTCAACGGCTGCAGCTCAAGGTGACGGTCGGAAGGAGAGATTCCGGCGACATGGTCCTTCCGTGTTGTAATGATGATCCGACTTCCTTGCAGATTCTGGAAAGCATCACGTATTTGGAAGTATACCTCTTGCTCCCAGACATCATCCAGCACAATCAAGTATTTTCTATTTTCAAGTCTCTTCTGTATTTCCTTTTTCAAGTCATGCACGTCCATTTGAGACGATGGTTGTTCGGTGTATCCGATCTTCCATAGTAGCTTCCTCAACAGGGCATCAACAGTGTAAACCTGTGACACAACGATCCATGCATTTGCAGAGAAGTTGATCTTTTCACGTTCATAAACATTTGAGACCAGGGTAGATTTTCCCAACCCACCCATGCCCGATACTGTTATCACAGTGTTTTCCTGCTCTTCGGAGTACAGCCATTTGGTCAGCAATATCCTGTTGTCTTCAATTCCTACAAGATCTTCATCCTTGACAAATTCAGGGAAGCCGTCTTGGGACCGCTGTCTTTCCATCTCAGCAAGTGTGTTGGCGTCAAGCTGGGAGGGCTGCAACCACTGATCTTTCATCTGTATAACTAGCTGAATCTCCTTCTCTACGTCAACTACATTATTGGCAATTTCACTGAAAACCTTGACATAATGTGTTGCTTTAATGAAGAATTTCTTGAGGAAACCTTCTTCCTTAAGTTGAAGAGCATGGTATGAGTATTTATCCATTACATCTTCAACATGGTAGGCCACATTGCGGACCTCCCCAATCCAACTCTTGACAAGTTCATCTGTGAGATATACCGTGACTATTTTCCTTATAACATTACTCATCATATTCAGTTGCTTTCTTATTTGCTCAATCTTTACTGGCAGTTCCTTCAGATTAGTAACTTTTTCAGACAACTTATCTATAATGGCCATGATGGCTTCATCTGCTAAAATGGAACCAATCTTCGTCACAGCAATGAGTACTGCCTCGGCCATTTGAGCTGAACAGCAAAGATAGTGCATATTACATGATAGAATAGAAAAACCATCAAGAATTCTAGGTACCAAATTAGCTCATGCACTCGTACATAAAGAGTAGCTTTCTAACTTGGCCCTTTCGTTCCATTTACCTAAAAGAATTTATCAATTTACAGCATATCGAAGACTAGAATATAATTTATGATACATTAAGATATCAGGTATTCAGGTACCGCCGCATCAGAGAATACCCCTCTGTCGACTGAAATCTTAACATTGATCAGAATTGATGGTAATAACAGATGGAATTCCTAAATgaacttgacccgccagaattagGAAAACGGAGGAATTTGGCTCATATTCTAGAACAGTAATACCCAATTCAAGAGATAAAAAGTGACACAAAGAAACATTCAGTCCAAATCAATCTCTTTTTTCTAAACTAACATGAAGCACCTAGCACAATCCAAaaaaatgaataaataaataacatAAATGACACTAGGCTGGATAGACTACCCGATCGGCATCCCTTTATAAGGTCATCAGGACTAGAGAAATGAAAATCTGTGATTTTCATCGCAGGGTAGTCAACAAGCCCATGATAGCATGTAAGGACCAGCAAGCAATTGATGCCTGTACTAGTTGAGCGCAAAGCTCTTTGAACGAGCATGAGCATAAAACACAACCGGTATGCAATCTAGCAAATGAATGGACTGTTTGGAATATGGCTTCAATTATCTAGCTAATTTATCACATTCGGGAAACTGCAGTGTGCATAGCTATCTTCTGAACTGCAACATTTGACGCCGGTGGTTCACATGATCAGGGAATGCTCACCTTTGGGATACTTGTAGTAGGCGGTCTATAGAGTGGGACAACAACTTACCCACCAAACGGACCACCAGTGTCAAAAGTTCTGCAGCATAAGAAAAGTAAAGTTGAACATCACAATATGCAGGCAACATCATCCAAGGCTTGTGTCCATACTGGCCTGATTCCTAAGGATTCTTAGCATTAGGTCAGACCTCGTAGATATCTTCCTACTTATAAAGGTTGGAGTTGGTCGTGGGTTCACATTTGAGACCAACAACACAAATAAACAAATACATTCTACCCACATAGTGGACTAGCAACCTTCCAAGAGACATAAATGAACAAATGCACTTTTACTGACATGTTACACCTAGCACAAATAAACAAATACACTACTAATTTAATGCGAGGACACCACTCTTGTGAAAAACACAGGTAACAAATGCAGAGATGTGACTCGAACTCAGAATCATGCTGTTGGTTTTAGTTTCTCTTACCATCCAATTTCTTCAAATTATACATCAAACGCAGAAAGATCTTTCGTTATATTTTTGCTCTCTTTTTAATCGTGAACCGTGCAACAACGGCAAGACACCAACGTCCTTTGACCATCTCCTAAGCCGGTGGTCCAAGTGCTCGCTTTTTATGGCTTCGTAGCAACGCGCGGGCATTGTGCTAGCTTCCA from Triticum aestivum cultivar Chinese Spring chromosome 4A, IWGSC CS RefSeq v2.1, whole genome shotgun sequence harbors:
- the LOC123086730 gene encoding disease resistance protein RPM1, with the protein product MAEAVLIAVTKIGSILADEAIMAIIDKLSEKVTNLKELPVKIEQIRKQLNMMSNVIRKIVTVYLTDELVKSWIGEVRNVAYHVEDVMDKYSYHALQLKEEGFLKKFFIKATHYVKVFSEIANNVVDVEKEIQLVIQMKDQWLQPSQLDANTLAEMERQRSQDGFPEFVKDEDLVGIEDNRILLTKWLYSEEQENTVITVSGMGGLGKSTLVSNVYEREKINFSANAWIVVSQVYTVDALLRKLLWKIGYTEQPSSQMDVHDLKKEIQKRLENRKYLIVLDDVWEQEVYFQIRDAFQNLQGSRIIITTRKDHVAGISPSDRHLELQPLSNSDAFDLFCRRAFYNQRGHMCPKDFEIIAASIVERCHGLPLAIVTIGSLLSSRPRLDIWTQKYNQLRSELSNNDHVRAIFNLSYHDLSDDLRNCFLYCSLFPEDHPMPRDSLVRLWVAEGFVVSKEKNTPEVVAEGNLMELIHRNMLEVVETDELGRVSTCKMHDIVRELAISVAKEERFASANDQREMIQMDKDVRRLSACGWKENTALTLKFPRLRTVVSLGVISSSPGMLSSILSESSYLSVLELQDSEITEVPASIGHLFNLRYIGLRRTKVKSLPDSVENLSNLHTLDIKQTKIEKLPRGIVKIRKLRHLLADRYADEKQTEFRYFMGMHAPKELSNLEELQTLETVESSNNLAEQLKKLMQLSSLWIDNISAADCALLFATLSDMPLLSSLLLSAKDENETLCFEALKPKSTDLRKLIIRGQWAKGTLNWPIFLDHGTHLKYLALSWCDLGEDPLKILAPHLPNLTFLKLNNMHSANTLVLSAGSFPSLKTLVLKHMPDVSQMNIIDGALPCIEGLYIVSLLKLDKVPQGIESLGSLKKLWLLSLHKDFRSQWVTSGMHQKIMHVPEIRV